One part of the Herbiconiux aconitum genome encodes these proteins:
- a CDS encoding SgcJ/EcaC family oxidoreductase: MSDTERTVAAVLDGWKAAIENHEPEKVATFFTEDALFQGFRPTHSIGRAGVTEYYASQPLGLTADYRILDARQLADDVIVGYQTVDFGFTDRPTIAVHLTVVLRKVGGEWLISHYQVSRID, from the coding sequence ATGAGCGACACCGAACGCACGGTCGCAGCCGTGCTCGACGGCTGGAAGGCCGCCATCGAGAACCACGAGCCGGAGAAGGTCGCCACCTTCTTCACCGAGGACGCCCTGTTCCAGGGCTTCCGCCCGACCCATTCGATCGGTCGCGCCGGAGTCACGGAATACTATGCGTCGCAGCCGCTCGGCCTCACCGCCGACTACCGCATCCTCGACGCCCGGCAGCTGGCCGACGACGTGATCGTGGGCTACCAGACCGTGGACTTCGGGTTCACCGATCGCCCCACCATCGCGGTGCACCTCACGGTGGTGCTGCGGAAGGTCGGCGGGGAGTGGCTGATCAGCCATTACCAGGTGTCACGGATCGACTGA
- a CDS encoding LLM class F420-dependent oxidoreductase has protein sequence MRFGLFVPQGWRFDLVGIPTEDHWSTMRSIAAHADAGVWESVWVYDHFHTTPVPSEEATHEAWTLMSALAASTSRVRLGQMCTCAGYRNPAYLAKVAATVDAISGGRVEMGIGGGWYEHEWRAYGYGFPAIGDRLGMLDETVQIFRAAWTDGVVSHQGAHFTLDGAIVRPLPLQPGGIPIWVAGGGEKVTLRIAAQYADYTNFGGTPEEFDHKSAVLRAHCDRLGRDFGTITRTTNYGAVVGETESEVEDRLRIIEERVAPHLGEKTTETFMQAYRGPNALGVGTVEQVTERLADMAARGLDYSIFYAPEAAYDLSGIRLLEERVIPALS, from the coding sequence ATGCGCTTCGGTCTCTTCGTTCCCCAAGGTTGGCGTTTCGATCTGGTGGGCATCCCCACCGAGGATCATTGGAGCACGATGCGGTCGATCGCCGCACACGCCGATGCCGGTGTGTGGGAGTCGGTCTGGGTCTACGACCACTTCCACACCACCCCGGTGCCGAGTGAGGAGGCCACGCACGAGGCCTGGACGCTGATGAGCGCGCTCGCGGCATCCACCTCCCGTGTGCGGCTCGGGCAGATGTGCACCTGCGCGGGCTACCGCAATCCGGCCTACCTCGCGAAGGTGGCCGCCACCGTTGACGCGATCTCGGGTGGCCGCGTCGAGATGGGCATCGGCGGTGGCTGGTACGAGCACGAATGGCGTGCCTACGGCTACGGATTCCCCGCCATCGGCGACCGGCTCGGCATGCTCGACGAGACGGTGCAGATCTTCCGCGCGGCCTGGACCGACGGTGTCGTCTCGCACCAGGGCGCGCACTTCACCCTCGACGGTGCGATCGTCCGCCCCCTGCCGCTGCAGCCGGGCGGCATCCCGATCTGGGTCGCGGGTGGCGGCGAGAAGGTGACTCTGCGGATCGCCGCCCAGTACGCCGACTACACGAACTTCGGGGGCACGCCGGAGGAGTTCGACCACAAGAGTGCCGTGCTGCGCGCGCATTGCGACCGCCTCGGGCGCGATTTCGGCACCATCACCCGCACCACCAACTACGGTGCGGTCGTGGGGGAGACCGAGTCGGAGGTGGAGGACCGCCTCCGGATCATCGAAGAGCGCGTCGCGCCCCACCTCGGCGAGAAGACCACCGAGACCTTCATGCAGGCCTACCGCGGCCCCAACGCCCTCGGAGTCGGAACGGTCGAGCAGGTCACCGAACGCCTCGCCGACATGGCCGCGCGCGGCTTGGATTACAGCATCTTCTACGCACCGGAGGCCGCCTACGACCTCTCGGGCATCCGTCTGCTCGAGGAACGGGTCATCCCCGCCCTCTCCTGA